In one Aeromicrobium wangtongii genomic region, the following are encoded:
- a CDS encoding general stress protein, which produces MPPAQNGIFELEYPQSLGVYDQYADAQKTVDFLSDHDFPVQNVLIVGTELKQVERVTGRLTWAKVLSAGAASGAWLGLLIGAILSIFAEPGSVIGTILGGIAFGIVFGLISGAFGYAATRGQRDFSSVQKVVATKYEVLVEHKFLADGTALLAEMPGNPAQNPFA; this is translated from the coding sequence ATGCCCCCCGCCCAGAACGGAATCTTCGAGCTCGAGTACCCGCAGTCGTTGGGTGTCTATGACCAGTACGCAGACGCCCAGAAGACGGTCGACTTCTTGTCCGACCATGATTTCCCGGTCCAGAACGTGCTGATCGTCGGCACCGAGCTCAAACAGGTCGAGCGGGTCACCGGTCGCCTGACGTGGGCCAAGGTGCTGTCGGCCGGCGCGGCGTCCGGCGCCTGGCTGGGCTTGCTGATCGGCGCGATCCTGAGCATCTTCGCCGAGCCCGGCTCGGTCATCGGTACGATCCTGGGCGGTATCGCCTTCGGCATCGTGTTTGGCCTGATCTCCGGCGCGTTCGGCTATGCCGCGACCCGCGGGCAGCGTGACTTCAGCTCGGTCCAGAAGGTCGTCGCGACCAAGTACGAGGTGCTCGTCGAGCACAAGTTCCTGGCCGACGGCACGGCCCTGCTGGCCGAGATGCCCGGCAACCCCGCCCAGAATCCCTTCGCCTGA
- a CDS encoding Ig-like domain-containing protein produces MMLSRRVLASFVAALLVAAVPVVTAPAATAVADPAPTYYPSGPQKNVPVSTVTGGGWKQCYSSTFDTPFGEAAEKILDPCDGPYILLAGRATGSDTLLLAAAAPRAEAIAPQVGGGAQTHLVNGSEWYYKTAWSWGFAPAGAPVQLGTCDMLTGDERLCLHTLAGLGGYRIGDITALNYSSDYEVVAYEPVVKTDQTVTITSTRPDPAAIGSSYTVTATGGGSGEPVTFSLAPGSADVCSIKGAIVTFDHAGACTVLADQAGTALFNAAPTAQETITVAKTAQTVAFDSTPSAAVVGATYTPTVATSAGGQPVALGVEGAACSLAAGVVSFDHAGLCTVVADRAGSRDHAAATQARQEIVVGQAATTTTLTVEPDRLVAKIAVTAPGAGLPAGTVDFMVGGTSVGTASVAAGEAVLSYAVPAGQSRLVAASYSGAADFAGSSTSLTRNDPAITASLSSAAPRAASGWYRTPVTVTFTCTPNGAPLVSACPSPVTVGAEGVAPALARTVSSTDGGVASVSVDGIAIDRSTPRVKVSKVKAGRSYAGQAPAARCSASDSLSGVQSCKVSRRTTGDRTTVTAIAKDRAGNTARTSVSYTTRRVYIDGARFSNGVYTVTAGRSYRLVVAGRSARPVYYDAEVSPRKPFKRDHAFKKAGKNRWALSVTMQNGMQRQRQWNLGVKIGSTMKVLKVRVK; encoded by the coding sequence ATGATGTTGTCCCGACGCGTCCTCGCGTCCTTCGTCGCGGCGCTCCTGGTCGCCGCCGTTCCGGTCGTCACGGCCCCGGCGGCGACCGCCGTCGCCGATCCCGCGCCCACCTACTACCCGTCCGGCCCACAGAAGAACGTGCCGGTGTCGACGGTCACCGGCGGCGGCTGGAAGCAGTGCTACTCCAGCACCTTCGACACACCGTTCGGGGAGGCGGCCGAGAAGATCCTCGACCCGTGCGACGGCCCCTACATCCTGCTCGCCGGGCGGGCTACCGGCAGCGACACCCTGCTGCTCGCGGCAGCCGCCCCTCGGGCCGAGGCGATCGCCCCGCAGGTCGGCGGAGGCGCTCAGACCCATCTGGTGAACGGGTCGGAGTGGTACTACAAGACGGCGTGGTCGTGGGGCTTCGCCCCGGCCGGCGCGCCGGTGCAGCTGGGCACCTGCGACATGCTGACGGGCGATGAGCGGCTGTGCCTGCACACGCTCGCGGGCCTGGGTGGCTACCGCATCGGAGACATCACTGCCCTGAACTACAGCAGTGACTACGAGGTCGTCGCCTACGAGCCCGTCGTCAAGACGGACCAGACGGTCACGATCACGTCGACGCGTCCCGATCCGGCCGCGATCGGCTCGTCCTACACCGTGACCGCCACAGGTGGCGGCTCCGGTGAGCCGGTGACCTTCTCGCTCGCCCCGGGCAGCGCGGACGTCTGCTCGATCAAGGGCGCGATCGTCACCTTCGACCACGCCGGGGCCTGCACCGTGCTGGCCGACCAGGCCGGCACCGCGCTGTTCAACGCGGCTCCGACGGCGCAGGAGACCATCACGGTCGCCAAGACCGCGCAGACCGTGGCATTCGACTCGACCCCGTCGGCCGCGGTCGTCGGGGCGACCTACACGCCGACCGTCGCCACCAGCGCGGGCGGACAGCCGGTCGCGCTGGGCGTCGAGGGCGCCGCCTGCTCGCTGGCGGCTGGGGTGGTGTCGTTCGACCACGCGGGCCTGTGCACCGTCGTGGCCGATCGCGCCGGCAGCCGCGACCACGCTGCCGCGACCCAGGCACGCCAGGAGATCGTGGTCGGGCAGGCCGCGACCACCACGACCCTCACCGTCGAGCCCGACCGGCTGGTCGCGAAGATCGCCGTCACGGCACCCGGTGCCGGTCTGCCCGCCGGGACGGTCGACTTCATGGTCGGCGGCACGTCGGTGGGAACCGCATCCGTCGCCGCGGGCGAGGCCGTGCTGTCGTACGCGGTCCCGGCCGGGCAGTCCCGCCTGGTGGCCGCGAGCTACTCCGGCGCAGCCGACTTCGCCGGCTCGTCGACCTCGCTGACCCGCAACGACCCGGCCATCACCGCATCGCTCAGCAGCGCGGCACCCCGGGCGGCGTCCGGCTGGTACCGCACTCCCGTCACCGTGACCTTCACCTGCACGCCGAACGGCGCGCCGCTGGTGTCTGCGTGCCCGTCGCCCGTCACGGTCGGCGCCGAGGGCGTCGCGCCGGCGCTCGCGCGCACGGTGTCCTCGACCGACGGCGGCGTGGCGAGCGTGAGCGTCGACGGCATCGCGATCGACCGCTCCACCCCGCGCGTGAAGGTCAGCAAGGTCAAGGCCGGGCGCAGCTACGCGGGCCAGGCACCCGCCGCGCGGTGCTCCGCATCGGACTCCCTGTCGGGCGTCCAGTCCTGCAAGGTGTCCCGGCGGACCACAGGGGACCGCACGACGGTCACCGCCATCGCCAAGGACCGGGCTGGCAACACCGCCCGCACCTCGGTCAGCTACACGACGCGGCGGGTGTACATCGACGGTGCGCGGTTCTCGAACGGGGTGTACACGGTCACGGCGGGACGGTCCTACCGTCTGGTCGTGGCGGGCCGCTCGGCGCGCCCGGTCTACTACGACGCCGAGGTCTCCCCGCGCAAGCCGTTCAAGCGTGACCACGCCTTCAAGAAGGCCGGCAAGAACCGCTGGGCTCTGTCGGTGACTATGCAGAACGGCATGCAGCGCCAGAGGCAGTGGAACCTCGGCGTCAAGATCGGGTCGACCATGAAGGTCCTGAAGGTCCGCGTGAAGTAG
- a CDS encoding acyl-CoA dehydrogenase family protein, whose amino-acid sequence MGRLVSTEGLTEDQQEILKLVRQFVEKEIIPVATELEHKDEYPTDIVEGLKELGIFGLMIPEEFGGLGESLLTYALVVEEIARGWMSVSGVINTHFIVAYLLMQHGTDEQKAKYLPKMATGEVRGAFSMSEPSLGSDVSAISTKATKTDDGGYEITGQKMWLTNGGSSTLVAVLVKTDEGQDSVYKNMTTFLIEKEAGFGETAQGITIPGKIDKMGYKGIDTTEMILEKHRTTADQILGGVPGKGFYQMMDGVEVGRVNVGARAVGIANRAFELGVAYAQQRETFGKPIAQHQAILFRIAEMATKVETAHAMVVKAARLKDAGKRNDVEAGMAKMIASEYCNEVVQDSFRIHGGYGYSKEYEIERLYREAAFMLIGEGTSDIQKMIIGRALLKEYKL is encoded by the coding sequence ATGGGTCGTCTTGTCAGCACCGAAGGTCTCACCGAGGATCAGCAGGAGATCCTGAAGCTGGTCCGCCAGTTCGTCGAGAAGGAGATCATCCCGGTCGCGACCGAGCTCGAGCACAAGGACGAGTACCCGACCGACATCGTCGAGGGGCTCAAGGAGCTGGGCATCTTCGGCCTGATGATCCCCGAGGAGTTCGGCGGACTCGGCGAGTCGCTGCTGACGTACGCGCTGGTCGTGGAGGAGATCGCCCGCGGCTGGATGAGCGTCTCGGGCGTCATCAACACCCACTTCATCGTCGCGTACCTGCTGATGCAGCACGGCACGGACGAGCAGAAGGCCAAGTACCTGCCCAAGATGGCCACCGGCGAGGTGCGCGGCGCCTTCTCCATGAGCGAGCCGAGCCTCGGCTCGGACGTCTCGGCGATCAGCACCAAGGCCACCAAGACCGATGACGGCGGCTACGAGATCACCGGCCAGAAGATGTGGCTGACCAACGGTGGCAGCTCGACGCTGGTCGCCGTCCTGGTCAAGACCGACGAGGGCCAGGACTCGGTCTACAAGAACATGACGACGTTCCTGATCGAGAAGGAAGCCGGCTTCGGCGAGACGGCCCAGGGCATCACGATCCCGGGCAAGATCGACAAGATGGGCTACAAGGGCATCGACACCACCGAGATGATCCTGGAGAAGCACAGGACGACCGCCGACCAGATCCTCGGTGGGGTCCCCGGCAAGGGCTTCTACCAGATGATGGACGGCGTCGAGGTCGGTCGCGTCAACGTCGGCGCCCGCGCCGTCGGCATCGCCAACCGCGCCTTCGAGCTGGGCGTGGCCTACGCGCAGCAGCGCGAGACGTTCGGCAAGCCCATCGCGCAGCACCAGGCGATCTTGTTCCGTATCGCCGAGATGGCCACGAAGGTCGAGACCGCGCACGCGATGGTGGTCAAGGCCGCCCGTCTCAAGGACGCCGGCAAGCGCAACGACGTCGAGGCCGGCATGGCCAAGATGATCGCCTCGGAGTACTGCAACGAGGTCGTCCAGGACTCATTCCGCATCCATGGTGGTTACGGTTACTCCAAGGAGTACGAGATCGAGCGGCTCTACCGTGAGGCAGCCTTCATGCTGATCGGCGAGGGGACGTCCGACATCCAGAAGATGATCATCGGTCGCGCGCTGCTCAAGGAGTACAAGCTCTGA
- a CDS encoding DMT family transporter, which translates to MNALLAVVAILGVSASGPLMAGASAPALAIGFWRNALGTLAVAPFAAPRARGELGSLGRSGWRTTVFAGVMLAAHFGTWVTALKMTSVAAATAMVSMQVVFVVVIDRLRGEVAPRAVVAGMGLAVVGVLVITGVDFTLSARALTGDLLALVGGLTAALYLIAGSQVRERVSTGSYTVACYGICALVLAGACLVGQVEMVDFSGRTWLAIIGVTICAQLLGHSVLNHLLAVMSPGLISLLLLLEVPGAALLAGIFLGQTPPVGVYAGLALILAGLVLVVVRRPPPEAALAD; encoded by the coding sequence GTGAACGCGCTCCTCGCCGTCGTGGCGATCCTCGGCGTCTCGGCGTCCGGCCCGCTGATGGCCGGGGCATCGGCACCAGCCCTGGCGATCGGGTTCTGGCGCAATGCGCTCGGGACGCTGGCCGTCGCGCCCTTCGCAGCCCCCCGGGCCCGGGGTGAGCTCGGGTCGCTCGGCCGCAGCGGCTGGCGGACGACCGTGTTCGCCGGCGTGATGCTGGCCGCCCACTTCGGCACGTGGGTCACCGCCCTGAAGATGACGTCCGTCGCCGCGGCCACCGCGATGGTCAGCATGCAGGTCGTGTTCGTCGTCGTGATCGATCGGCTGCGTGGAGAGGTGGCGCCGCGCGCCGTCGTCGCCGGGATGGGGCTGGCGGTCGTCGGCGTGCTGGTCATCACCGGCGTCGACTTCACGCTGTCCGCCCGTGCGCTGACCGGGGACCTGCTGGCGCTGGTGGGCGGCCTGACCGCCGCGCTGTACCTGATCGCCGGCAGCCAGGTGCGCGAACGCGTCTCGACGGGGTCGTACACGGTCGCCTGCTACGGCATCTGCGCGCTCGTGCTGGCCGGCGCGTGCCTGGTCGGCCAGGTCGAGATGGTCGACTTCTCCGGTCGCACCTGGCTGGCGATCATCGGGGTCACGATCTGCGCCCAGCTGCTGGGGCACTCGGTGCTGAACCACCTGCTGGCGGTCATGAGCCCGGGGCTGATCTCGCTCCTGCTGCTGCTGGAGGTCCCGGGCGCCGCGCTGCTGGCCGGCATCTTCCTCGGCCAGACGCCGCCCGTGGGGGTGTACGCCGGGCTGGCGCTCATCCTGGCCGGCCTCGTGCTGGTCGTCGTACGGCGTCCGCCGCCCGAGGCCGCCCTCGCCGACTGA
- a CDS encoding WS/DGAT/MGAT family O-acyltransferase, whose protein sequence is MPFMPPTDSMFLLAESREHPMHVGGLQLFSPPPDAGPEFVRDMLDAFTAHETSPLFRQRPAEPVASRGSTWWKVDPTLDLDYHVRHSAVPHPGRIRELLQLTSRWHGSLLDRHRPLWEAHVVEGLADGRIAVYTKIHHSMLDGVSGLRLMQRSLSPDPDARDCVPPWALRSRDADRAPSRGIDPIGLLRAGAGAVSEIAGLLPASLRIAGQIVRDGDVTLPIAPKTMLNGSVGGARRFAAQSWEIERIQQVAKSSATTLNDVVLAMVSGALRTYLLEQHALPDEPMTAMVPVSLALRAGSAEDAEPGNATGAIVVNLATDHEHGATRLEEIAYSSRQAKKIMGDLTPTQILAFSALQVLPLALTPVPGFVRYTRPPFNVIISNVPGPTEQLYFNGARLDGMYPASIVLDGQALNITLTSRDRHLDFGLVGCRKSVPHLQRLLTHLESSLAELEESWG, encoded by the coding sequence ATGCCGTTCATGCCGCCCACCGACTCGATGTTCCTGCTCGCCGAGTCCCGCGAGCACCCCATGCACGTCGGGGGACTCCAGCTCTTCTCACCGCCGCCGGACGCGGGTCCGGAGTTCGTCCGCGACATGCTGGACGCCTTCACCGCGCACGAGACGTCGCCGTTGTTCCGCCAGCGTCCCGCCGAGCCGGTCGCGTCGCGCGGCAGCACGTGGTGGAAGGTCGACCCCACGCTCGACCTGGACTATCACGTGCGCCACTCCGCGGTGCCGCACCCGGGCCGGATCCGCGAGCTGCTGCAGCTCACCTCACGCTGGCACGGGTCGTTGCTGGACCGGCACCGCCCGCTGTGGGAGGCCCACGTGGTCGAGGGGCTGGCCGACGGGCGCATCGCGGTCTACACCAAGATCCATCACTCGATGCTGGACGGCGTCTCGGGCCTGCGCCTCATGCAACGCTCGCTGAGCCCTGATCCGGACGCCCGTGACTGCGTGCCCCCGTGGGCGCTCCGCAGCCGCGACGCAGACCGGGCGCCGAGCAGGGGCATCGACCCGATCGGCCTCCTGCGGGCGGGTGCAGGAGCGGTCAGCGAGATCGCCGGGCTGCTGCCCGCGTCGCTGCGCATCGCCGGCCAGATCGTCCGCGACGGGGACGTGACACTGCCGATCGCACCCAAGACGATGCTCAACGGCTCGGTCGGGGGAGCGCGCCGGTTCGCTGCCCAGTCGTGGGAGATCGAGCGGATCCAGCAGGTCGCGAAGTCGTCGGCCACGACGCTCAACGATGTCGTGCTGGCCATGGTCTCGGGGGCGCTGCGCACCTACCTCCTGGAGCAGCACGCCCTGCCGGACGAGCCGATGACCGCGATGGTGCCGGTCTCGCTCGCGCTGCGGGCCGGCTCGGCCGAGGACGCGGAACCCGGCAACGCCACCGGGGCGATCGTGGTCAACCTGGCCACCGACCACGAGCACGGCGCGACCCGGCTGGAGGAGATCGCCTACTCCTCGCGCCAGGCCAAGAAGATCATGGGCGACCTGACGCCGACCCAGATCCTGGCGTTCTCGGCGCTGCAGGTGCTGCCGCTGGCGTTGACGCCCGTGCCCGGATTCGTCCGGTACACCCGCCCGCCGTTCAACGTCATCATCTCGAACGTGCCCGGACCCACGGAGCAGCTGTACTTCAACGGCGCGAGGCTGGACGGGATGTACCCGGCGTCGATCGTGCTGGACGGCCAGGCGCTGAACATCACGCTGACCAGCCGCGACCGTCACCTGGACTTCGGGCTCGTCGGCTGCCGCAAGTCCGTCCCTCACCTGCAGCGCCTGCTGACGCACCTGGAGTCGTCGCTGGCTGAGCTCGAGGAGAGCTGGGGCTAG
- a CDS encoding alpha/beta hydrolase yields MAHLALAARPTYVRGSSLRSKVLGLGLRHTLRPLLGLWGHLPFDVFPPNVVEHAAKLLPVHEGTMWRTIDLPTTTSEWLQAKGVDEISGGNDKAILYFHGGAFLTCGLNTHRRLVSRISYAAKQPVLNVGYRQMPYEPINESVADGVDAFAWLLDRGYRAEDITITGDSAGGYLAFSVARAVIDKGWGRPAGVVALSPLLDFDPAGKKAHRNADRCQLFPLHAVAKLTDVTLRMDTRRGITTARVDPVNMPLADMPPAMIHVGSREVLMADAELMANRLVSAGVPCELQVWEKQIHVFHAAASWVPEARLAIEEIGAFVRGLAEREVPSSAAAPVAAAVPTTDTAAASGL; encoded by the coding sequence ATGGCACATCTGGCGCTCGCAGCCCGACCGACGTACGTCCGCGGCTCGAGCCTGAGGTCCAAGGTCCTCGGGCTCGGCCTGCGGCACACCCTGCGTCCTCTGCTGGGCCTGTGGGGCCATCTGCCGTTCGACGTCTTTCCGCCCAATGTCGTGGAGCACGCCGCCAAGCTGCTGCCGGTGCACGAGGGCACGATGTGGCGCACCATCGACCTGCCGACCACCACCAGCGAGTGGCTCCAGGCCAAGGGCGTCGACGAGATCAGCGGGGGCAACGACAAGGCGATCCTGTACTTCCACGGGGGCGCCTTCTTGACCTGCGGCCTCAACACCCACCGACGGCTCGTCTCGCGCATCTCGTATGCGGCCAAGCAACCGGTGCTCAACGTCGGCTATCGCCAGATGCCGTACGAGCCCATCAACGAGTCGGTCGCCGACGGCGTGGACGCCTTCGCGTGGCTGCTCGACCGCGGCTACCGCGCGGAGGACATCACGATCACCGGCGACTCGGCCGGCGGCTACCTGGCCTTCAGCGTCGCCCGAGCGGTCATCGACAAGGGCTGGGGGCGGCCGGCCGGCGTCGTGGCCCTCTCGCCGCTGCTGGACTTCGACCCCGCCGGCAAGAAGGCGCACCGCAATGCCGATCGGTGCCAGCTCTTCCCCCTGCACGCCGTCGCCAAGCTCACCGACGTGACGCTGCGCATGGACACCCGCCGTGGCATCACGACGGCGCGCGTCGACCCGGTCAACATGCCGCTGGCCGACATGCCGCCGGCGATGATCCACGTCGGCTCCCGGGAGGTCCTGATGGCCGATGCCGAGCTGATGGCCAACCGTCTGGTGTCGGCCGGGGTCCCCTGCGAGCTGCAGGTGTGGGAGAAGCAGATCCACGTCTTCCACGCGGCCGCGTCGTGGGTGCCCGAGGCGCGGCTCGCGATCGAGGAGATCGGCGCCTTCGTGCGGGGTCTGGCCGAGCGCGAGGTCCCGTCCAGCGCGGCGGCGCCGGTGGCCGCGGCGGTGCCGACGACCGACACGGCCGCGGCATCGGGCCTCTGA
- a CDS encoding FdhF/YdeP family oxidoreductase, giving the protein MSKSHHIDESELEVHYPKNAAAGITGVRVALTRSLANMGVTRSARTLLKLNQTDGFDCMSCAWPDPDPENRHTAEFCENGAKAVADEGTRSRATPEFFARHSVRELEAQDDYWLNEQGRITHPMVKRPGATHYQAIPWDEAFGLIAGHLKSIDPDEAVFYTSGRASNEAAFLYQLFIRAYGTNNMPDCSNMCHESSGTALTESIGIGKGSVSLRDIYDAELIVIAGQNPGTNHPRMLSALEIAKRRGAKIVSVNPLREAGLVNFRNPQVPRGVVGRGTDIADVHLPIRLNGDLALFQGIGSLLVEWDALDHDFVAEHTDGFEEWAEHVRAVDWPVIESTTGLTRQQITEVAEMIRDSNATIYCWAMGLTQHRNSVATIKEIVNVALARGDIGKRGAGLCPVRGHSNVQGDRTMGIWERAPEHFLDSLQAEFGFDPPREHGLDTVDAIRAFRDDKASFFMGLGGNFVAAAPDTEVTAKALKKAAMTVQVATKINRSMLECGETALILPTMGRTEKNMSGSGEQFITVEDSMSAVHASRGVLEPASPYLRSEVAIIAGIAEATIGKRHGIDWAAMAEDYDIIRDHISRVVAGCEDYSRKADRPGGFVLPHPPRDSRTFETKTGKAHFVASPLEVLQVPDGHLVLQTLRSHDQFNTVIYGLSDRYRGIEDGRRVVFVHPDDIVTQGFHDGDLVDIVAHWEDDDVKRVAEGFRIVAYDTPRGSSAAYYPETNPLVPLDSTATGSNQPSSKSVIVRLVPAGTGQEAGAEQGASQDSVGSDEGHKSDRQPRHLS; this is encoded by the coding sequence ATGTCCAAGTCGCACCACATCGACGAGTCCGAGCTCGAGGTCCACTATCCCAAGAACGCCGCGGCGGGAATCACCGGCGTACGGGTCGCGCTGACGCGGTCGCTGGCCAACATGGGGGTGACCCGGTCGGCGCGGACGCTGCTCAAGCTCAACCAGACCGACGGCTTCGACTGCATGAGCTGCGCGTGGCCCGATCCCGACCCGGAGAACCGGCACACCGCCGAGTTCTGCGAGAACGGCGCGAAGGCCGTCGCCGACGAGGGCACCCGCAGCCGCGCCACGCCCGAGTTCTTCGCCCGGCACAGCGTCCGCGAGCTCGAGGCCCAGGACGACTACTGGCTCAACGAGCAGGGCCGCATCACCCACCCGATGGTCAAGCGCCCCGGCGCCACCCACTACCAAGCGATCCCGTGGGACGAGGCCTTCGGGCTGATCGCGGGGCACCTGAAGTCGATCGACCCCGACGAGGCCGTCTTCTACACCTCGGGCCGAGCCTCGAACGAGGCCGCCTTCTTGTACCAGCTGTTCATCCGCGCCTACGGCACCAACAACATGCCGGACTGCTCGAACATGTGCCACGAGTCCAGCGGCACCGCCTTGACCGAGTCGATCGGCATCGGCAAGGGCAGCGTGAGCCTGCGCGACATCTACGACGCCGAGCTGATCGTGATCGCCGGGCAGAACCCCGGGACGAACCACCCGCGCATGCTGTCGGCGCTGGAGATCGCCAAGCGCCGCGGCGCCAAGATCGTGTCGGTCAACCCGCTGCGCGAGGCCGGGCTGGTCAACTTCCGCAATCCGCAGGTCCCGCGTGGCGTCGTGGGACGGGGCACCGACATCGCCGACGTCCACCTGCCGATCCGGCTCAACGGCGACCTGGCCCTGTTCCAGGGCATCGGCTCGCTGCTGGTGGAGTGGGATGCCCTCGACCATGACTTCGTCGCCGAGCACACCGATGGCTTCGAGGAGTGGGCCGAGCACGTCCGGGCGGTGGACTGGCCGGTCATCGAGAGCACGACCGGCCTGACCCGGCAGCAGATCACCGAGGTCGCCGAGATGATCCGCGACTCGAACGCCACGATCTACTGCTGGGCGATGGGCCTGACGCAGCACCGCAACTCCGTGGCGACGATCAAGGAGATCGTCAACGTCGCCCTCGCGCGCGGCGACATCGGCAAGCGCGGCGCCGGGCTGTGCCCCGTCCGCGGGCACTCCAACGTGCAGGGCGACCGCACGATGGGCATCTGGGAGCGCGCCCCGGAGCACTTCCTGGACTCCCTGCAGGCCGAGTTCGGCTTCGACCCGCCGCGCGAGCACGGCCTGGACACGGTCGACGCGATCCGCGCGTTCCGCGACGACAAGGCATCGTTCTTCATGGGCCTGGGCGGCAACTTCGTCGCAGCGGCGCCCGACACCGAGGTGACGGCCAAGGCTCTGAAGAAGGCCGCGATGACGGTGCAGGTCGCGACCAAGATCAACCGCTCGATGCTCGAGTGCGGCGAGACCGCGCTGATCCTGCCCACGATGGGCCGCACCGAGAAGAACATGAGCGGCTCGGGCGAGCAGTTCATCACCGTCGAGGACTCGATGTCCGCGGTGCACGCCTCCCGCGGCGTGCTCGAGCCCGCCAGCCCCTACCTGCGCTCGGAGGTCGCGATCATCGCCGGCATCGCCGAGGCGACGATCGGCAAGCGTCACGGCATCGACTGGGCCGCGATGGCCGAGGACTACGACATCATCCGCGACCACATCTCGCGCGTCGTCGCGGGGTGCGAGGACTACTCGCGCAAGGCCGATCGTCCCGGCGGCTTCGTGCTGCCCCATCCGCCGCGGGACTCGCGGACCTTCGAGACCAAGACCGGCAAGGCGCACTTCGTCGCCTCGCCGCTGGAGGTCCTGCAGGTGCCCGACGGTCACCTGGTGCTGCAGACGCTGCGCAGCCACGACCAGTTCAACACCGTCATCTACGGCCTCAGTGACCGCTACCGCGGCATCGAGGACGGTCGCCGGGTCGTGTTCGTGCACCCCGACGACATCGTCACCCAAGGCTTCCACGACGGCGATCTCGTCGACATCGTGGCGCACTGGGAGGACGATGACGTCAAGCGCGTCGCCGAGGGATTCCGCATCGTCGCGTACGACACCCCCCGCGGGTCGTCGGCGGCCTACTACCCCGAGACCAATCCCCTGGTGCCGCTTGACTCGACCGCGACCGGGAGCAACCAGCCCAGCTCGAAGTCGGTCATCGTCCGGCTGGTTCCGGCGGGCACGGGCCAGGAGGCCGGCGCCGAGCAGGGTGCGTCGCAGGACAGCGTGGGCTCGGACGAGGGCCACAAGTCCGACCGGCAGCCGCGGCACCTGTCGTGA
- a CDS encoding DUF1810 domain-containing protein: MTGADPYDLQRFVDAQDNGTYERAVAELRDGHKTTHWMWFVLPQVAGLGRSETAARFAISGRDEALAYLSHPVLGPRLLECTQIMADVQGSATDVLGGVDAQKLCSSMTLFAAVSDDPGPFRAVLDRHFDGRDDPATLERL; encoded by the coding sequence GTGACGGGCGCCGATCCGTACGATCTGCAGCGCTTCGTCGACGCCCAGGACAACGGCACCTACGAGCGCGCCGTCGCCGAGCTGCGTGACGGGCACAAGACGACGCACTGGATGTGGTTCGTCCTCCCCCAGGTCGCCGGGCTCGGCCGCAGCGAGACGGCGGCCCGCTTCGCGATCTCGGGGCGCGACGAGGCGCTCGCCTACCTCTCGCACCCGGTGCTGGGCCCGCGCCTGCTCGAGTGCACGCAGATCATGGCGGACGTCCAGGGCTCGGCCACCGATGTCCTGGGCGGCGTCGACGCCCAGAAGCTGTGCTCGTCGATGACCCTGTTCGCCGCGGTCAGCGACGACCCGGGGCCATTTCGTGCCGTCCTGGACCGGCACTTCGACGGCCGGGACGATCCCGCGACGCTCGAACGCCTCTGA